The Euphorbia lathyris chromosome 3, ddEupLath1.1, whole genome shotgun sequence genome contains a region encoding:
- the LOC136223194 gene encoding pleiotropic drug resistance protein 2-like isoform X1 — protein MADDIVKLSSRSWGSTSVREMFNAPDVFQRSARHTADDEEAELRWAAIERLPTYDRVRKGMLKQVLSNGKVVQSEIDVTRLGIEDKKQLMQSMLQVVEQDNEKFLSRLRHRTDRVGIEIPKIEVRFENLDVEGEVQVGSRALPTLLNSVLNAIEGVLGFIGLSPSKKKVIKILHNVSGVIKPSRIALLLGPPGSGKTTLLKALAGKLEQDLKVSGKVTYCGHEFSEFYCQRTCAYISQHDLHCGEMTVREMFDFSGRCMGVGTRHEMLLELSRREKEAGIKPDPEIDAFMKATAVAGQKSSLVTDYILKLLGLDICADIMVGDEMRRGISGGQKKRVTTGEMLVGAAKAFFMDEISTGLDSSTTFQIVKYMRQMVHIGDSTMVISLLQPPPETYDLFDDIFLLSEGQIVYQGPRENVLEFFEYMGFKCPERKGVADFLQEVTSKKDQEQYWFRKNQPYRYVSVSEFSQAFDSFHIGEQISEELRVPFDKSRTHPAALVKKKYGIPNWELLKACFSREWLLMKRNSFLYIFKTFQITFMAVIAFTMFFRTEMKPGTREGGGKYFGALFYGLLNVMFNGLAEISMTVVRLPVFFKQRDALFYPAWAYALPIFILRIPLSILESSIWVILTYYTIGFAPAASRFFRQFLSFLAIHQSGLPLFRFIAAAGRTEVAANTFGFLVLLLFCVLGGFIVSKDDIVSWMKWGYYISPLMYGQNAIAINEFLDDRWSSPTGNPSEPTVGISLLKERGMFTTEKWFWSCIGALFGFSVVSNILVVLALTYLNPPGDKNATSNVSDEEQNQLASNSQVAGIEMVATREVNSSISSVAENQSKKGMVLPFQPLSLTFNHVNYYVDMPAEMKAQGIEEDRLQLLRNVSGAFRPGILTALVGVSGAGKTTLMDVLAGRKTGGYIEGSICISGYPKNQATFARICGYCEQNDIHSPYVTVYESLVYSAWLRLTADVKKETREMFVEEVMELVELNSIRHALVGLPGVNGLSTEQRKRLTIAVELVSNPSIIFMDEPTSGLDARAAAIVMRTVRNTVDTGRTVVCTIHQPSIDIFEAFDELLLMKRGGQVIYGGPLGRCSYKLVEYFQAVPGVPKIKEGYNPATWMLEVSSISVEAQLGVDFAEIYANSDLYQRNQELIKELSTPSPGSKDLYFPTKYSQSFPTQCKACFWKQYWSYWRNTQFNAIRFFMTISIGIMYGVIFWDKGKQYQKQQDLANLLGAAFGALLFLGAINAIAVTSVVAIERTVFFRERAAGMYSELPYAFAQVAIETIYDLVQAIIYAPLLYAMIGFEWKADKFMYFLYFVFMCFVIYSLYGMMVVALTPGQQVAAILMGFFMGLWNLFSGFIISRPQMPVWWRWYYWGSPVSWTIYGVITSQVGDKTSMLEIPGSEPMPVNAYLEQVYGFKHDFLVPVVLVHLGWVLLFFFVFTGSIRFINFQKR, from the exons ATGGCAGATGATATAGTAAAGTTAAGCAGTAGAAGCTGGGGTTCTACAAGTGTAAGGGAAATGTTTAATGCACCGGATGTGTTTCAACGGAGTGCAAGACACACGGCGGATGATGAGGAGGCGGAGCTCCGGTGGGCGGCGATAGAGAGATTGCCTACTTATGATAGAGTGAGAAAAGGGATGTTGAAGCAGGTTTTGAGTAATGGAAAAGTTGTGCAGAGTGAAATTGATGTTACTCGGCTTGGAATTGAAGATAAGAAACAGTTGATGCAAAGTATGCTTCAGGTTGTTGAACAAGATAATGAGAAATTCTTATCGAGGCTAAGGCATAGAACTGATAG AGTAGGAATTGAGATTCCGAAGATTGAAGTGAGATTTGAAAATTTAGATGTTGAAGGAGAAGTACAAGTTGGAAGCAGAGCTCTCCCAACTCTTCTGAACTCTGTCCTGAATGCAATCGAG GGTGTTCTTGGTTTCATTGGGCTTTCTCCATCTAAGAAAAAGGTTATCAAGATTCTCCATAACGTGAGTGGGGTAATAAAGCCATCAAG GATAGCATTACTTCTCGGGCCGCCTGGTTCGGGGAAAACAACTTTACTAAAAGCACTTGCAGGAAAACTTGAACAAGATTTAAAG GTTTCAGGAAAAGTGACCTACTGCGGCCATGAGTTTTCTGAATTTTATTGTCAAAGAACCTGTGCTTATATTAGTCAGCATGATCTTCATTGTGGCGAGATGACAGTCCGCGAAATGTTCGATTTCTCTGGACGTTGTATGGGAGTTGGAACAAGACATGAGATGCTGTTAGAGCTGTCAAGACGAGAGAAAGAAGCCGGTATTAAACCAGATCCTGAAATTGATGCATTCATGAAGGCTACAGCTGTGGCTGGTCAGAAAAGCAGTTTGGTCACTGATTATATTCTAAAG CTTCTTGGATTAGACATTTGTGCTGATATAATGGTGGGAGATGAAATGAGAAGGGGAATTTCCGGGGGACAAAAGAAGCGTGTGACAACCG GGGAAATGCTGGTTGGAGCAGCAAAAGCGTTTTTCATGGATGAAATTTCGACGGGGCTGGACAGCTCTACTACTTTCCAAATTGTCAAGTACATGAGGCAGATGGTTCATATAGGGGATTCAACAATGGTCATCTCCCTTTTACAGCCTCCTCCAGAAACATATGATCTTTTTGATGACATTTTTCTACTTTCAGAGGGCCAGATTGTCTACCAAGGTCCGAGAGAGAATGTACTCGAGTTCTTCGAATACATGGGTTTCAAATGTCCAGAAAGAAAGGGAGTTGCTGATTTCCTGCAGGAAGTAACTTCCAAGAAGGACCAAGAACAATACTGGTTCAGAAAGAACCAACCATACCGATACGTCTCAGTGTCTGAATTTTCGCAAGCCTTTGATTCATTTCACATTGGTGAACAGATTTCTGAAGAACTCAGGGTTCCCTTTGATAAGTCTAGAACTCATCCTGCTGCTTTGGTGAAAAAAAAGTACGGAATTCCCAATTGGGAACTCTTAAAAGCATGTTTTTCCAGGGAATGGCTATTGATGAAACGAAACTCGTTCCTTTACATATTCAAAACTTTCCAGATAACATTCATGGCTGTAATTGCGTTTACTATGTTCTTTAGAACTGAGATGAAACCGGGTACACGAGAAGGtggagggaagtactttggaGCCCTCTTTTACGGTCTGCTTAATGTCATGTTCAATGGACTGGCAGAGATTTCAATGACTGTTGTTAGGCTTCCTGTATTTTTCAAGCAAAGGGACGCCTTGTTTTACCCAGCTTGGGCTTATGCATTGCCTATTTTTATCCTCAGAATTCCTCTATCAATACTGGAATCCAGCATTTGGGTCATTCTTACATACTATACCATTGGCTTTGCTCCTGCTGCAAGTAG GTTTTTTAGGCAATTCTTGTCATTCCTTGCAATACATCAGTCAGGTCTCCCTCTGTTCCGTTTCATAGCAGCTGCTGGAAGAACAGAAGTTGCTGCAAATACATTTGGATTTCTGGTCCTCTTATTGTTCTGTGTCCTTGGTGGCTTCATTGTCTCCAAag ATGACATTGTATCGTGGATGAAATGGGGTTATTACATTTCTCCTCTAATGTATGGACAAAATGCCATTGCTATAAACGAGTTTCTTGATGACCGATGGAGCTCT CCCACTGGCAATCCAAGTGAGCCTACAGTTGGAATTTCCCTTCTTAAGGAAAGGGGTATGTTTACAACCGAAAAATGGTTTTGGAGTTGCATTGGAGCGCTTTTCGGGTTTTCTGTTGTTTCCAACATTCTTGTGGTTTTAGCATTGACATATTTGAATC CTCCTGGTGACAAAAATGCAACTAGTAATGTCTCCGATGAAGAGCAAAATCAGTTAGCATCGAATTCACAAG TTGCAGGGATTGAAATGGTAGCGACTCGAGAGGTTAACAGCTCGATCAGTAGTGTTGCTGAAAACCAGTCCAAGAAAGGAATGGTTTTGCCTTTCCAGCCTCTTTCACTTACTTTCAATCACGTGAACTATTATGTGGATATGCCTGCG GAAATGAAGGCACAAGGAATTGAAGAGGACCGGCTACAGCTACTAAGAAATGTCAGTGGAGCTTTCAGGCCTGGTATTTTGACAGCATTGGTAGGTGTTAGTGGTGCTGGAAAGACCACTCTGATGGATGTATTGGCCGGAAGGAAGACTGGTGGATACATTGAAGGAAGTATATGCATTTCTGGTTACCCAAAGAACCAAGCCACGTTTGCCCGTATATGCGGTTACTGTGAGCAGAATGACATTCATTCACCATATGTAACAGTTTACGAGTCTCTGGTATACTCCGCCTGGCTTCGTCTTACCGCTGATGTGAAAAAGGAAACACGAGAA ATGTTTGTAGAGGAAGTTATGGAATTGGTGGAGCTGAACTCAATAAGGCATGCCCTGGTAGGACTTCCGGGAGTTAATGGACTTTCAACCGAACAGAGAAAGAGGCTTACGATAGCAGTAGAGCTGGTTTCCAATCCCTCCATCATATTTATGGATGAGCCCACATCAGGTCTTGATGCTAGAGCTGCTGCCATTGTTATGCGTACTGTGAGGAACACAGTGGATACGGGACGAACTGTTGTCTGTACAATCCACCAACCGAGCATTGATATATTTGAAGCTTTTGACGAG CTCTTGTTGATGAAAAGAGGAGGACAGGTGATATATGGTGGGCCTCTTGGTCGCTGTTCGTATAAGCTTGTTGAGTATTTTCAG GCGGTACCGGGAGTTCCTAAAATCAAAGAAGGCTACAATCCTGCCACTTGGATGTTAGAAGTCAGCTCTATTTCAGTAGAGGCACAACTTGGTGTTGATTTTGCGGAAATTTATGCCAATTCCGATCTCTACCA GAGAAACCAAGAGCTCATTAAAGAACTAAGCACTCCGTCACCTGGCTCCAAGGATCTTTACTTTCCTACCAAATATTCCCAAAGCTTTCCAACTCAATGCAAGGCATGTTTCTGGAAACAATACTGGTCATATTGGAGGAACACACAATTCAACGCAATCCGATTCTTTATGACAATTTCTATTGGTATTATGTATGGTGTTATATTCTGGGATAAAGGAAAGCAATA TCAAAAGCAGCAGGATCTGGCGAATCTTCTTGGAGCTGCTTTTGGTGCTCTTCTTTTCCTAGGAGCTATCAATGCTATAGCAGTGACTTCTGTTGTAGCGATAGAAAGAACAGTATTCTTCCGTGAAAGAGCAGCTGGAATGTATTCAGAGTTGCCTTACGCATTTGCTCAA GTGGCTATAGAGACTATCTACGATCTCGTGCAAGCTATAATATACGCGCCTCTTCTGTACGCGATGATCGGGTTTGAGTGGAAGGCAGACAAGTTTATGTATTTCCTTTACTTTGTTTTCATGTGCTTCGTCATCTATTCGTTGTATGGAATGATGGTTGTTGCCTTGACTCCTGGCCAACAAGTTGCTGCTATTCTTATGGGTTTCTTCATGGGCTTATGGAACTTGTTCTCCGGCTTCATAATTTCCAGACCG CAAATGCCTGTATGGTGGAGATGGTACTACTGGGGATCTCCAGTTTCATGGACAATATATGGAGTTATAACTTCTCAAGTTGGAGATAAAACAAGTATGCTTGAAATTCCTGGATCAGAACCTATGCCTGTAAATGCATACCTTGAACAGGTCTATGGTTTTAAGCATGATTTCCTTGTACCTGTTGTTCTTGTTCATCTTGGTTGGGTCTTGCTCTTCTTTTTTGTTTTCACTGGAAGTATCAGATTTATTAACTTCCAAAAAAGATAG
- the LOC136223194 gene encoding pleiotropic drug resistance protein 2-like isoform X2 — translation MADDIVKLSSRSWGSTSVREMFNAPDVFQRSARHTADDEEAELRWAAIERLPTYDRVRKGMLKQVLSNGKVVQSEIDVTRLGIEDKKQLMQSMLQVVEQDNEKFLSRLRHRTDRVGIEIPKIEVRFENLDVEGEVQVGSRALPTLLNSVLNAIEGVLGFIGLSPSKKKVIKILHNVSGVIKPSRIALLLGPPGSGKTTLLKALAGKLEQDLKVSGKVTYCGHEFSEFYCQRTCAYISQHDLHCGEMTVREMFDFSGRCMGVGTRHEMLLELSRREKEAGIKPDPEIDAFMKATAVAGQKSSLVTDYILKLLGLDICADIMVGDEMRRGISGGQKKRVTTGEMLVGAAKAFFMDEISTGLDSSTTFQIVKYMRQMVHIGDSTMVISLLQPPPETYDLFDDIFLLSEGQIVYQGPRENVLEFFEYMGFKCPERKGVADFLQEVTSKKDQEQYWFRKNQPYRYVSVSEFSQAFDSFHIGEQISEELRVPFDKSRTHPAALVKKKYGIPNWELLKACFSREWLLMKRNSFLYIFKTFQITFMAVIAFTMFFRTEMKPGTREGGGKYFGALFYGLLNVMFNGLAEISMTVVRLPVFFKQRDALFYPAWAYALPIFILRIPLSILESSIWVILTYYTIGFAPAASRFFRQFLSFLAIHQSGLPLFRFIAAAGRTEVAANTFGFLVLLLFCVLGGFIVSKDDIVSWMKWGYYISPLMYGQNAIAINEFLDDRWSSPTGNPSEPTVGISLLKERGMFTTEKWFWSCIGALFGFSVVSNILVVLALTYLNPPGDKNATSNVSDEEQNQLASNSQVAGIEMVATREVNSSISSVAENQSKKGMVLPFQPLSLTFNHVNYYVDMPAEMKAQGIEEDRLQLLRNVSGAFRPGILTALVGVSGAGKTTLMDVLAGRKTGGYIEGSICISGYPKNQATFARICGYCEQNDIHSPYVTVYESLVYSAWLRLTADVKKETREMFVEEVMELVELNSIRHALVGLPGVNGLSTEQRKRLTIAVELVSNPSIIFMDEPTSGLDARAAAIVMRTVRNTVDTGRTVVCTIHQPSIDIFEAFDELLLMKRGGQVIYGGPLGRCSYKLVEYFQAVPGVPKIKEGYNPATWMLEVSSISVEAQLGVDFAEIYANSDLYQRNQELIKELSTPSPGSKDLYFPTKYSQSFPTQCKSKAAGSGESSWSCFWCSSFPRSYQCYSSDFCCSDRKNSILP, via the exons ATGGCAGATGATATAGTAAAGTTAAGCAGTAGAAGCTGGGGTTCTACAAGTGTAAGGGAAATGTTTAATGCACCGGATGTGTTTCAACGGAGTGCAAGACACACGGCGGATGATGAGGAGGCGGAGCTCCGGTGGGCGGCGATAGAGAGATTGCCTACTTATGATAGAGTGAGAAAAGGGATGTTGAAGCAGGTTTTGAGTAATGGAAAAGTTGTGCAGAGTGAAATTGATGTTACTCGGCTTGGAATTGAAGATAAGAAACAGTTGATGCAAAGTATGCTTCAGGTTGTTGAACAAGATAATGAGAAATTCTTATCGAGGCTAAGGCATAGAACTGATAG AGTAGGAATTGAGATTCCGAAGATTGAAGTGAGATTTGAAAATTTAGATGTTGAAGGAGAAGTACAAGTTGGAAGCAGAGCTCTCCCAACTCTTCTGAACTCTGTCCTGAATGCAATCGAG GGTGTTCTTGGTTTCATTGGGCTTTCTCCATCTAAGAAAAAGGTTATCAAGATTCTCCATAACGTGAGTGGGGTAATAAAGCCATCAAG GATAGCATTACTTCTCGGGCCGCCTGGTTCGGGGAAAACAACTTTACTAAAAGCACTTGCAGGAAAACTTGAACAAGATTTAAAG GTTTCAGGAAAAGTGACCTACTGCGGCCATGAGTTTTCTGAATTTTATTGTCAAAGAACCTGTGCTTATATTAGTCAGCATGATCTTCATTGTGGCGAGATGACAGTCCGCGAAATGTTCGATTTCTCTGGACGTTGTATGGGAGTTGGAACAAGACATGAGATGCTGTTAGAGCTGTCAAGACGAGAGAAAGAAGCCGGTATTAAACCAGATCCTGAAATTGATGCATTCATGAAGGCTACAGCTGTGGCTGGTCAGAAAAGCAGTTTGGTCACTGATTATATTCTAAAG CTTCTTGGATTAGACATTTGTGCTGATATAATGGTGGGAGATGAAATGAGAAGGGGAATTTCCGGGGGACAAAAGAAGCGTGTGACAACCG GGGAAATGCTGGTTGGAGCAGCAAAAGCGTTTTTCATGGATGAAATTTCGACGGGGCTGGACAGCTCTACTACTTTCCAAATTGTCAAGTACATGAGGCAGATGGTTCATATAGGGGATTCAACAATGGTCATCTCCCTTTTACAGCCTCCTCCAGAAACATATGATCTTTTTGATGACATTTTTCTACTTTCAGAGGGCCAGATTGTCTACCAAGGTCCGAGAGAGAATGTACTCGAGTTCTTCGAATACATGGGTTTCAAATGTCCAGAAAGAAAGGGAGTTGCTGATTTCCTGCAGGAAGTAACTTCCAAGAAGGACCAAGAACAATACTGGTTCAGAAAGAACCAACCATACCGATACGTCTCAGTGTCTGAATTTTCGCAAGCCTTTGATTCATTTCACATTGGTGAACAGATTTCTGAAGAACTCAGGGTTCCCTTTGATAAGTCTAGAACTCATCCTGCTGCTTTGGTGAAAAAAAAGTACGGAATTCCCAATTGGGAACTCTTAAAAGCATGTTTTTCCAGGGAATGGCTATTGATGAAACGAAACTCGTTCCTTTACATATTCAAAACTTTCCAGATAACATTCATGGCTGTAATTGCGTTTACTATGTTCTTTAGAACTGAGATGAAACCGGGTACACGAGAAGGtggagggaagtactttggaGCCCTCTTTTACGGTCTGCTTAATGTCATGTTCAATGGACTGGCAGAGATTTCAATGACTGTTGTTAGGCTTCCTGTATTTTTCAAGCAAAGGGACGCCTTGTTTTACCCAGCTTGGGCTTATGCATTGCCTATTTTTATCCTCAGAATTCCTCTATCAATACTGGAATCCAGCATTTGGGTCATTCTTACATACTATACCATTGGCTTTGCTCCTGCTGCAAGTAG GTTTTTTAGGCAATTCTTGTCATTCCTTGCAATACATCAGTCAGGTCTCCCTCTGTTCCGTTTCATAGCAGCTGCTGGAAGAACAGAAGTTGCTGCAAATACATTTGGATTTCTGGTCCTCTTATTGTTCTGTGTCCTTGGTGGCTTCATTGTCTCCAAag ATGACATTGTATCGTGGATGAAATGGGGTTATTACATTTCTCCTCTAATGTATGGACAAAATGCCATTGCTATAAACGAGTTTCTTGATGACCGATGGAGCTCT CCCACTGGCAATCCAAGTGAGCCTACAGTTGGAATTTCCCTTCTTAAGGAAAGGGGTATGTTTACAACCGAAAAATGGTTTTGGAGTTGCATTGGAGCGCTTTTCGGGTTTTCTGTTGTTTCCAACATTCTTGTGGTTTTAGCATTGACATATTTGAATC CTCCTGGTGACAAAAATGCAACTAGTAATGTCTCCGATGAAGAGCAAAATCAGTTAGCATCGAATTCACAAG TTGCAGGGATTGAAATGGTAGCGACTCGAGAGGTTAACAGCTCGATCAGTAGTGTTGCTGAAAACCAGTCCAAGAAAGGAATGGTTTTGCCTTTCCAGCCTCTTTCACTTACTTTCAATCACGTGAACTATTATGTGGATATGCCTGCG GAAATGAAGGCACAAGGAATTGAAGAGGACCGGCTACAGCTACTAAGAAATGTCAGTGGAGCTTTCAGGCCTGGTATTTTGACAGCATTGGTAGGTGTTAGTGGTGCTGGAAAGACCACTCTGATGGATGTATTGGCCGGAAGGAAGACTGGTGGATACATTGAAGGAAGTATATGCATTTCTGGTTACCCAAAGAACCAAGCCACGTTTGCCCGTATATGCGGTTACTGTGAGCAGAATGACATTCATTCACCATATGTAACAGTTTACGAGTCTCTGGTATACTCCGCCTGGCTTCGTCTTACCGCTGATGTGAAAAAGGAAACACGAGAA ATGTTTGTAGAGGAAGTTATGGAATTGGTGGAGCTGAACTCAATAAGGCATGCCCTGGTAGGACTTCCGGGAGTTAATGGACTTTCAACCGAACAGAGAAAGAGGCTTACGATAGCAGTAGAGCTGGTTTCCAATCCCTCCATCATATTTATGGATGAGCCCACATCAGGTCTTGATGCTAGAGCTGCTGCCATTGTTATGCGTACTGTGAGGAACACAGTGGATACGGGACGAACTGTTGTCTGTACAATCCACCAACCGAGCATTGATATATTTGAAGCTTTTGACGAG CTCTTGTTGATGAAAAGAGGAGGACAGGTGATATATGGTGGGCCTCTTGGTCGCTGTTCGTATAAGCTTGTTGAGTATTTTCAG GCGGTACCGGGAGTTCCTAAAATCAAAGAAGGCTACAATCCTGCCACTTGGATGTTAGAAGTCAGCTCTATTTCAGTAGAGGCACAACTTGGTGTTGATTTTGCGGAAATTTATGCCAATTCCGATCTCTACCA GAGAAACCAAGAGCTCATTAAAGAACTAAGCACTCCGTCACCTGGCTCCAAGGATCTTTACTTTCCTACCAAATATTCCCAAAGCTTTCCAACTCAATGCAAG TCAAAAGCAGCAGGATCTGGCGAATCTTCTTGGAGCTGCTTTTGGTGCTCTTCTTTTCCTAGGAGCTATCAATGCTATAGCAGTGACTTCTGTTGTAGCGATAGAAAGAACAGTATTCTTCCGTGA